Proteins encoded by one window of Vitis riparia cultivar Riparia Gloire de Montpellier isolate 1030 chromosome 11, EGFV_Vit.rip_1.0, whole genome shotgun sequence:
- the LOC117925280 gene encoding 12-oxophytodienoate reductase 3, with protein MAESSAEGTTTLFSPYKMGRFQLSHRVALAPMTRCRAMNGIPQPALAEYYSQRSTNGGFLITEGTLISPTAAGFPHVPGIYTGEQVEAWKKVVEAVHAKGAIIFCQLWHVGRASHQVYQPGGTGAPISSTSKPIAGRWRILMPDGSHAKYPAPRALKTSEIPEVVEHYRQAALNAIAAGFDGIEIHGAHGYLIDQFLKDGINDRTDEYGGSISNRCKFLVQVVQAVAAAIGPDRVGVRVSPAIDHLEATDSNPLNLGLAVIERLNKLQLDWGSKLTYLHVTQPRYTAYGQTESGRHGSEEEEAQLMRTWRRAYQGTFICSGGFTRELGLEAVALGDADLVSYGRLFISNPDLVLRLKVNAPLNRYIRAYFYTQDPVKGYTDYPFLNKGSESHEPLSRL; from the exons ATGGCGGAATCGTCGGCCGAAGGGACCACCACTCTCTTTTCTCCCTACAAGATGGGCAGATTCCAACTCTCTCATAG GGTGGCGCTGGCGCCGATGACGAGGTGCAGGGCAATGAATGGAATTCCGCAGCCGGCGCTGGCGGAATACTACTCTCAGAGGTCCACCAACGGCGGATTCCTAATCACTGAAGGCACTCTGATCTCCCCCACAGCCGCTGG GTTTCCACATGTTCCGGGTATTTACACTGGAGAACAAGTGGAGGCGTGGAAGAAGGTTGTGGAGGCTGTTCATGCTAAAGGGGCCATTATTTTCTGTCAACTATGGCATGTTGGCCGAGCATCCCATCAAG tgTATCAACCTGGTGGGACTGGTGCACCCATATCATCAACCAGCAAGCCCATAGCAGGGAGGTGGAGAATCCTCATGCCAGATGGGAGCCATGCAAAGTACCCAGCTCCTCGAGCGTTGAAAACCTCTGAAATACCAGAGGTGGTGGAGCACTATCGCCAGGCAGCCTTGAATGCGATTGCAGCAG GTTTTGATGGAATTGAGATCCACGGTGCCCATGGCTACCTCATTGACCAATTCTTGAAGGACGGGATCAATGATAGAACAGATGAATATGGCGGATCCATTTCAAACCGGTGCAAATTCTTAGTGCAGGTGGTTCAGGCAGTAGCTGCAGCTATCGGTCCAGATCGAGTTGGTGTCAGAGTTTCACCAGCAATTGATCACCTTGAAGCCACAGACTCAAACCCCCTCAACCTAGGCTTAGCAGTGATTGAGAGGCTTAACAAGTTGCAGCTAGACTGGGGCTCAAAGCTCACTTATCTCCATGTGACACAGCCCCGATACACAGCTTATGGCCAGACAGAGTCAGGTAGACATGGCAGTGAAGAAGAGGAAGCTCAATTAATGAGGACTTGGAGAAGAGCTTATCAGGGAACCTTCATTTGCAGTGGGGGGTTCACCCGAGAATTGGGACTGGAAGCCGTAGCTCTAGGGGATGCTGATTTGGTATCCTATGGTCGCCTTTTTATCTCAAACCCGGATTTAGTATTAAGACTCAAGGTTAATGCCCCTTTGAATAGGTATATCAGGGCTTATTTCTATACCCAAGATCCTGTCAAAGGATACACAGACTACCCTTTTCTGAACAAAGGCAGTGAGAGCCATGAGCCACTGTCACGCCTCTGA
- the LOC117925602 gene encoding auxin-binding protein ABP19a, with the protein MFLPILCIFSLILSSHAAVQDFCVGDLAAPEGPAGYSCKKPAKVTVDDFVFSGLGMAGNTSNLIKAAVTPAFAPQFPGLNGLGLSIARLDLAVGGVVPMHTHPGGSEVLLVTQGSICAGFISSANAVYFKTLKKGDIMIFPQGLLHFQVNGGGIPSTAFVSFSSPQPGLQILDYALFANDLPTELVVQTTFLDAAVVKKLKAVLGGTN; encoded by the coding sequence ATGTTTCTCCCAATTCTCTGCATCTTTTCCCTTATCTTATCATCTCATGCTGCAGTGCAGGACTTCTGCGTCGGGGACCTTGCAGCCCCAGAGGGGCCTGCAGGCTACTCTTGCAAGAAGCCTGCAAAGGTTACTGTTGATGATTTTGTTTTCTCCGGCCTAGGCATGGCAGGGAACACCTCAAATCTTATCAAAGCTGCTGTGACTCCGGCTTTTGCTCCTCAGTTTCCTGGCTTGAACGGTCTTGGCTTGTCCATAGCACGCCTGGACCTGGCTGTAGGAGGGGTTGTGCCAATGCACACACACCCTGGAGGCTCAGAAGTCCTGCTTGTTACGCAGGGGTCAATCTGTGCTGGGTTCATTTCCTCAGCCAATGCTGTCTACTTCAAAACTCTTAAGAAGGGTGACATTATGATTTTTCCTCAAGGACTACTGCATTTTCAAGTGAATGGGGGTGGGATACCATCCACCGCCTTTGTTAGCTTCAGCAGCCCACAGCCTGGTCTCCAGATCCTTGATTACGCTCTGTTTGCAAACGATTTGCCAACTGAACTGGTGGTGCAGACCACTTTCCTTGACGCAGCTGTGGTGAAGAAGCTTAAGGCTGTTCTTGGTGGTACTAATTAA
- the LOC117924842 gene encoding pentatricopeptide repeat-containing protein At5g66520-like, which yields MLKPSIFKPLKPDFHSISFTAIFHKCKSMKQFKEAHTQLIINGLTHPPPSLRPIISFSALDPSGDIDYALLLLLRTSAPPTVFLFNTTIRGFSRARRPGSLLSSVLLFVRMGVLSLAPNNFTFTFLFQGCSNCVALDLGRQFHGMVIKNSFEMDVFVRNSIIRFYSVCGRLDDARWVFDESSELDVVSWNSMIDGCIRNGNILEALSLFSKMTERNDISWNSLLGGLVKFSCMDDAYRFFVEMPQRNMVSWVVMISGYAQNGQPKEALALFREMQMLDQEPNSATLVSVLSACSQLGALDHGRWVHCYIGKKCVRVDSILSAALIDMYAKCGSIDLAMQAFSTSRKRDVSAYTAAISGLAMNGCSEEALQLFEQMKGEGISPDGVSYIAVLCACSHAGWVEKGFHYFASMSDVHGIRPELDHYACMVDLLGRAGLLEEAEKFVASMPIKPDNVIWGALLGACRVYGNAEMGQRVGSLLVESDQNHDGRYILLSNIYAESMKGEDAEQIRKTMRRRKVNRVPGCSLIEVAGFVHEFFSGDRSHEKTEEIYLMWEEIVKEIKKFGYREETRAVVFDVEEEEKEAVIGHHSEKLAVAFGFLYTKSGSTLRIVKNIRICSDCHYAIKLVSKVFKRKIAIRDRKCFHHFEEGLCSCKDYW from the coding sequence ATGTTGAAGCCAAGCATTTTCAAACCCTTGAAACCAGACTTCCACAGCATCTCCTTCACTGCAATCTTCCACAAATGCAAATCCATGAAACAGTTCAAAGAAGCTCACACCCAACTCATCATCAATGGCTTAACGCACCCACCGCCCTCTCTCCGGCCCATCATCTCCTTCTCAGCTCTCGACCCCTCCGGCGACATCGACTACGccctcctcctccttctccGAACCTCCGCACCTCCCACCGTTTTCCTCTTCAACACTACAATTCGTGGCTTCTCACGCGCCCGCAGGCCTGGATCTTTGTTGAGCTCGGTGCTCTTGTTTGTTCGGATGGGTGTGCTCAGTCTTGCTCCTAATAACTTCACTTTTACCTTTTTGTTCCAGGGTTGCTCGAATTGTGTAGCTTTGGACTTGGGTCGGCAGTTTCATGGTATGGTGATTAAGAACTCCTTTGAAATGGATGTGTTTGTTCGCAATTCGATTATTCGGTTTTACTCAGTCTGTGGGAGGCTGGATGATGCGAGGTGGGTGTTTGATGAAAGTTCTGAACTAGATGTTGTTTCGTGGAATTCGATGATAGATGGGTGTATTAGAAATGGGAATATTTTGGAGGCTCTTAGCTTGTTTAGCAAAATGACTGAGAGAAATGATATTTCTTGGAATAGTCTGCTTGGTGGGTTGGTGAAGTTTAGTTGTATGGATGATGCGTATCGGTTTTTTGTGGAAATGCCGCAGAGGAATATGGTATCTTGGGTAGTGATGATTTCTGGGTATGCTCAAAATGGGCAGCCAAAGGAAGCTTTGGCATTGTTTAGGGAGATGCAAATGTTGGATCAGGAGCCAAACTCTGCGACTCTGGTGAGTGTTCTTTCTGCATGCTCTCAGTTAGGGGCTTTGGATCATGGGCGTTGGGTTCACTGTTACATTGGAAAGAAATGTGTAAGGGTTGATTCTATACTTTCTGCTGCCTTGATTGACATGTATGCAAAATGTGGCAGTATTGATCTGGCAATGCAGGCCTTTAGTACATCTAGGAAAAGGGATGTTTCTGCTTATACAGCAGCAATTTCTGGTTTGGCAATGAATGGATGCAGTGAGGAAGCGCTTCAGCTTTTTGAGCAAATGAAAGGTGAGGGCATCTCACCGGATGGTGTCTCTTACATTGCAGTTTTGTGTGCTTGTAGTCATGCTGGCTGGGTTGAGAAGGGTTTTCACTACTTTGCTTCAATGTCAGATGTTCATGGAATTAGACCAGAGTTAGATCACTATGCTTGCATGGTGGATCTTCTAGGCCGGGCAGGTTTGTTGGAGGAGGCAGAAAAGTTTGTTGCTTCAATGCCAATTAAACCAGATAATGTCATTTGGGGAGCCCTCCTTGGCGCATGCAGGGTTTATGGCAATGCTGAAATGGGTCAAAGAGTTGGAAGTCTACTGGTGGAATCTGATCAAAACCATGATGGCCGCTATATTCTACTTTCAAATATCTATGCGGAGTCCATGAAAGGTGAAGATGCTGAACAGATCAGGAAAActatgagaagaagaaaagtaaatcGGGTTCCAGGGTGTAGCTTGATTGAAGTAGCTGGTTttgttcatgaatttttttcagGGGACAGATCCCATGAGAAAACAGAAGAGATCTACTTGATGTGGGAAGAAATTGTcaaagagattaaaaaatttgGATATAGGGAAGAGACAAGAGCAGTTGTGTTTGATGTggaagaggaagagaaggaGGCTGTAATTGGACACCATAGTGAAAAACTGGCTGTAGCATTTGGATTTCTTTACACAAAGTCTGGATCAACTTTGCGGATTGTAAAGAATATTCGGATATGTAGTGACTGCCACTATGCTATTAAGCTTGTTTCAAAGGTTTTTAAAAGGAAGATTGCCATCAGAGATCGGAAATGTTTTCATCACTTTGAAGAAGGCTTGTGTTCTTGCAAGGACTACTGGTAA